The following is a genomic window from Rutidosis leptorrhynchoides isolate AG116_Rl617_1_P2 chromosome 8, CSIRO_AGI_Rlap_v1, whole genome shotgun sequence.
ACAAGACAGAGGAATGGTTAATGGCGTgcgtgtttaagcgagaggtctcaagttcgagccccggcatgggcagttatttttttttggagcttttcttgtgaggtagtatttattattactcctattattattactatcatcattattatcactattattattattacaaataaattttattttacaaaaatacattacaaaaatattaatattacatactactaaatttttattgttaaaatgatattaagtatgctatatataaactatattaataatgtaaatatatattcttatcatagataaatcttgaaataaatttctattttaatatattatgataaaatgataaatgatgaaaattatattattaaattactttaataagtaattactatattaatattaataaatgtattatagaaataaacatttactacttaaaatatataggataaatataacttatttagtaatatgatatgtaaattattaataaacttgttagttgttattatatgtgctaatatacataattgatataagttcgtgaatccgaggccaaccttgcattgttcagtttcgtcgtatgaatatttttactacaaaatattggatagtgagtttcattactccctttttaaatgcttttgcaatatatatttttgggactgagaatacatgcgcttttataaatgtttgacgaaatagacacaagtaatcgaaaactacattatatggttggattatcgaaatcgaatatcgcccttcaagtctggtaacctaagaattagggaaatggcccctaattgacgcgaatcctaaagatagatctattgggcctaacaacccccattcatgtctatggatggctttagtacttcgatattattattatacagacgtcgatgtctgtggggatattctatgcattatggttaatgtcggttactaggtgtccaatccatatgaatgatttttatgcagatggctatatgcatgcatgatgtttatgagaaattgaaatctgaaatcttgtggtctattaaaattatggaaatgattgattgcgataaactaatgaactcaccaaccttttggttgacacttgaaagcatgtttattctcaggtattaaagaaatcttccgctgtgcatttgctcattttaaagatattacttggagtcattcatggcatatttcaaaagacgttgcattcgagtcgttgagttcaataaagattattattaagtaaatgacagattaggtcatttatagttggatatattatgaaatggtatgcatgcctgtcaactttcgatgaaatgaaagtttgtcttttaaaattgaatgcaatgtttgtaaaatgtatcatatagaggtcaaatacctcgtaatgtaaccatatgttattgtattcgtccttatggattaggacgggtcgtctcaatgaTTGACCAGAAGGGTGCCCTGGATGAAATTGGCTACGGCCTCTCCCTCGATTGCTACCTCGTCCGCCACAAAAATTATTCCGACCACCTCTGGCACGCGAATTGTTACCGGAGTAATTCCGATTGTTGCTAGTTTGCTCCTTTTCGGTgtttaattgatgatgatgttcCTGATTTTCGGTAGTAGCGACCAGAGCAGCGGTGGATTTATTGTTCACAGTGATGGACGCTTGACTTTTTTAAGCGATTCTTCAAGGATGAGTTTCGATCGTGCATCGTAGAAAGAAGGTAAGGGGTCCATTTGATTGAGATGAGTCCGTATAGTCGCATAGTTCTCATTTAACCCGGCAACAAGTTGCAATACCAGGCGTTTAGGTTCAACCTTTGAGTCGACATTGGCAAGTTGATTAGAGAGCATCTTAAGTTGTTTGCAGTACGCGGAGACGTTAGGAAAATCATCCAATTTGGTGTTGCTGAATTAGTTCTCAAGTATGAGTGCACGCGAGTGTTTGTTATCGTGAAATATTTTTTTCAGGCATTCCCACGCTTGCTTCGCCGTAGTATCTGGTTCAAGTATCGTATCCATAAGATCGGTGGAGAGGGTAGCATATATCCATTGCAGGATAATTGTATCGTGTCGATGCCAAAGCTCCTCATTTTCTGGATCATCTTTTTCTTTGCCTTTTGAAGATGCAGGGGGTGATTCAGATGTAAGATGATCTAATACGTTATGTGCTCGACAGTGGATCTTGAATAATTCTGACCAAGAAGCATATTTACTATTTTCGAGGTCAAGTTTAAAAGGAACAGAATGTTGAATTTGATGTATGGGTTGGGCTGCCATTATATGGTATTAGAACAGACATGTTAGACATGTTGATGTTTATTGAAGAAGAAAGAAAATTATATGGTGTAGAGGATAGTAATTTATTGAGAAAAGGAAATCGTATGGAGCATAGCTCGTATATGAAAGAAAGGGGTTTAAAAAAGGGGTTTATTAGGCTTGATACCATGAGTTATAAAATCAACTGTATGCTTTCTCATTGATAATGAAGTTATATATTCAAAATACACAACTTGGACCTCAAGCTAGTTAACAACCTTTCCTAATCTAAATATATCTCTAATATGAGAGGATTatgtacataaatacatatatcgTATTTCTAGAATATATACGGTTAATACCAATCTGTGTTTTGAGAAAATGGGCAAACATTTAACTGTGTTGTACACTTGTAGAGAAGTTTTAATGTATCAACAACTCAACATGCATAACACATATGTGTACATATAGGAAAAGAAACAAACTATCATCTCGACCTCAATATTCTAAGAAGATCAAAAAGAGTTAATTGTTAACAAACAACATGATTTGAATATAAGCGGTATCAGAAACAAATGGGAAATCAACATACATCCCAGTAAGACAATAATGAATACACTCCAATACTGTAAAAAGGAAAGCAAACACGAAAGCTGTCTAAAAATACATACTTGCCTTACCCGAATACCAGGCACTCGGAAACCATCACCACAAAGTTCTTGTAACCTGGATGAAGAGTATGTTTGGTTTTAACTGAATTTTTTTTTACAGTGTTCTTTGTGTTGCAAAAAGTATACCATGAACTGAAAGACGTTAAAGGTGGAAAGGCTCCCCCAAACTTTAAATACATATGATAAGTTCTTATAAAGATACACTTTAGAACATCATTTATTTGAATACATAGTGACATGTTTAAGCATTCAAATTATTTGACATGTTTCATTTTGAAACACCCCGCCAAATTCCATTTGACGAAATATTACCATTCGGTCCCACAACATAacggttacgccctctatatgagatgtttttcaaaagtATTCGCATTTATTTTCCAAAAGTTTCCAAAATAAGTAAGTAATTCCAAAGACCCTGAATTTCACTTGTAAAACATAAGTAGTAAATGTAAAATGCGAATAATATTATTTGAAACAATAGCTGAACTCCAGCTATGCAAGCAAGCAACCTCAAGCAAACATCGAAAGCAAATCATCTAGTACTTGAGAATTAGACATGCTAAAAGGTCAACATGatggttggtgagttataggtttagtatCACAACAATAATAAAGATAGACCATAACAGTTTCGTAGttcaaaagtttgtagacaacaaaATATCTtatttcaaatgtttgtagaccACAAAATGTCCTCTTGCAAATGTTTGCAGACAACAACTATGTCCCATTTCAAATAGTTGTAAGACAACAAAAATgtctactttcaagtttgtaaaccGCAATATTTAGCTAAAAAAAGTTTCTAAAGTGTATGCAACTCGTGAGCACTCGAATTATGAAGCTTAACACCACGTGTAGTATCCTATGCGATTTCCTTTACCCTATAATAGTATACGCGATTTCCTTTACCCTATAATAGTATACAATGACCAAGTGTATCGTTTACGAAGTAACATGCACCTCATTATGCATGGTGGGGTTTGTCAAAACCCAACAGACTTGTCCATATGATTCACGCTTATATAAGTAATTTAACATATTCGAGCTAAGGGCTTTTTGGTCTGTAACTCATGCAATACAAAGTTTGTTTCTAAATCATCATGTCTGGCTGTAAATCTGTTTCAACAGCGTGTATCCACATCCCGAGTATAAACAGTAAAAGTTTAAAAGAAATTAGGACTTTGAACGTTCGTATAATAAACTTTTTGGAAAACTAgtaagcatgtattctcaccccaaatatAGTAGAGAAAAAGGGGCTATAACTCACCTTTAGCGCATCTACAAATAACACAGTAGATAACCAATATGTGGGTCAAAGTAAGTCAAAGCAAGTCAAGCAAAGTCAACTCGATCAATatggtcaaccaaagtcaaacacaTCAGTAGGTTATGCAATcttggtcaataagtcaaaccaAGTTCAATTAAACACTTTCAGGTTTCAGTTTCAATAGTTGACGGTTACGTATCATGTAAACAGTCCGTTAATGACCAAGTAACGTACCATAAAACACAAAGCAAGTAAAATATGCCTATAATATTTTACATGTCAGTAGGTAAGGTTCATAACACTCTAGAAACCTAGGCCATATGGTTTACATATTTGTATAAATACGTTTTATAATAACACATTGCACATAACAGTTTTAGCTCGCGCGCCAGTTTTGTAAATTCTACCATTTATTTTAGAAAAATGAAAAACATATAGAGCCAGTGGAATATGATCACTAATATCCCAAAGTTTAAGTGGTAAAAATATCCAAGCATTtcatgtagccaatttgtacagttcaaCAGTCTAAGTCGGACTTTCAGATTTGGACATAATTCAGACATACCACTTTGGAACACATATAGCACATAACATATAAGGCTTTCAGATGTTGACATTCAAATGAAATATGTTTCTTAACATACAAATACCAACATATCAGAAGAACATGTTTCTAATCAATTTCTAATTCATGCTAGACCAAATTTTGTGCATACGAGGCAGTTTAGACTCTAATCAGGTAGCCATTTTCAAACGCGATTATCCGAAAatctatgaataactagcatacaTAATCTAtatgaaaagtgaagtactaatTATGAAATTTCCGAATCTCAAAAGCTTATTTTTCAGAAGTTGATAATTATAGTCATTTTTATTTGTTTCAAGTTAACAATTAACAAGTTTTACCATGAACAATCAATTGagcataaaacgagttttacaaatccAAACAACATGATTTTAGTCCAAATTGAGTGTTTTCAACTTTCTTTCTGATGGTTAACAATTCACATTCTCAATCATTAAGCATATTACTCAGAAATTTCGTATTCAACACATAATCATGTCAAAACTTCAAATTAACATAACAGGAGCAATTCATAACGAAATCATGTGATTCTTGCGAGCAAACATATTAATTTTTCCACAAGCTATTCAATAGTAACCGTATTAGGATCAGTAGGACATCATGTTATCACAAAAAAATCAAATTCATTTCGAATTCATAACGAAACCCTAATTGCACATATCTTGTTAACCGTTTATCGAAATCGCACGTTATCTATgtgcaaaattaatagtttttctatAGAAATTCaatcatataataatattaaacatattTGGAGTGAAAAAGTCAGATTAGGGCTGATCAAACTCGTGGGTTCATCAAAGTAGTGCATAcgatcaattaacaactaaattaaACGTACAAAAATCAAGACTTGTGCACTAGACACTCTGGCAACCCTATACatgtataataacaattaaatctgaAAAATAAGGTTTTTATATCTTACCCTAAGCGAGCAATTAGTGGTATAGATACGTAGAAGAGAACGAGAGGAACATGAATATGTAATCGGGCAAGCGATtaatcgatttgttcttgagcttgGATTAATGTTGACAATGGAGGTGGGATTGGGGCTGTTTTTGACTGAAAAATGAGGGAGGAAGAGTCGTGATTAATTTTTAGGGATAGAATGAGGGGTTAAGTTGAGTTTTAGGGCTTAAAGGGTGGTAGTTTGGGTCAATTAAGTAAACCGGACCACAAAATAAATCAAATGATGGGCTAGATGGGAGGGAGGCCGATTGGGACTGGAGTGAGCAGCCTTTGGGCTGTCTTGGCTAGCTAGTAAAATTCCATGGTCCGTTTCTAAGTTTCGTTAGTCAAAAACACAAACTGAATCGCTAAACGTTAAATCTTCCGAATTCTTAAGTTAAATTAAATTCTCTTAATTATAGAAGAATtctaattttattaaataaataaaataaatatttttctAAATAATTATTTCTCTCGTTTCCTAGTGTCGTTAACCAAACCCGTAAAGTTGGGACGTTACCCGATCGTTGGTCAATATTCTCAAATCTTTAATTTATTTTAttccaataaattaaatatatttttaaagctAATAATTATAAACAAAATAATTATTAGAACTTTATCCGTGTTTCTCGTTGTCTCGCAAGACATTAACTGCAATTTTCATAACTGTACGTTTCTCTTGCGGGGTCGTCTGGTTTAATCAAGTAAATTAGGAATAACAGTTCCTAaactaataataatcaaaataaatattaaaaataatatttattaaagtttatatatcatAGAAATGTTATATTCCAAAATGCGACTTAAAAGTCGTTTAACAACTGTCAGTTTCACGTATCACGTGGAATGAAATTTTCTATCAGGGTTTTTAcgtaaatactactaataatatttataattcattTATAAGTTAGAATTTTTTCTTTTTTAATCTATCTATTTCATGTATGACACAAAAGTCAAAATCAACAGTAGTTAAGTATTTATCGAAAAAGTTAGTGGAAAAGTCGGGTTGCTACACATTCCATCTAATTTTCTACATTTAACTTGTATGATCAAATGCTTCATGAACTAGCCAAATGGGTTAGGTTTTATTTTTAAGTTGCAATTACCTATGAATGCTAACATATCGTAATCATATTAAAAATCTATTCGCTGAATGAAACAACCAAGTCCCACCCATTTCAGCTCATATATAAGATTACCAATTATGACTTATAACCCAACCTGTTCATTTGCCATAGCAAGATATAAGATTTAAAAGATTATAGGGTGATAATGGTTAACCTTCGTGTTCTTCTCACTTTTCATCTTAAGAAGCCTTGTAGACCTAAGGTAGTAAATTGGTCAAGTGGAACATCTTGGGCAGGTATACCGAGTTATTCCAAAAGCTTCCTTTGTGTAGCAATCCTAACCCCTTTTGAAAACAAATGAGCAAAATTTCATTACAAACAACATTTAATATGGACAATTATATAACATTGCATTACCAAGAGCATTTTCGAAATCAGCTTGATTTCTTTGCATAGTGGATGGCTGCAACAAGTGTTTGTCCATaccaaaggaaatgtcaccttggTTGCACAACGTTACTGCAAGTACATCACCAGTGGATCCACTTGAATATGTGAATATATTTTCACTTGCAGTTGTACTTGGTATCATGCCCAACCACATTGCCGTTCACTCATTCTCGTCCACCAAAATGCAATTGCAGATATTTAAGATGTCAAAACGGGGGTATCTCAGTAGAACGCGTGTGTCAAAATGTTTGAAATCTATTACTCAATATTACGAAAGGATACACTGCGCCTAAGCCACTACAGACCCTCCGTAGGTATATAAGCCAATAGTAAAAAATATCTAAAATGTTTATACAGATGACAGtgagcttatatatatatatatatatatatatatatatatatatatatatatatatatatatatatatatatatatatatatatatattcaaaacatTAACTTAAAAATATTCCATGTACTTAACATAGTTTAATATTCCATTCACTATCAGCATGTTTAATATATAACTTGTGTACTATTAAATACAATTAGCACGTGTTTTATGCTAATTTCATATTGATCTGAATAATCGTTCCTGTCAAATAAAATTTATAAGATTAGATGTAAATACATCATCAACCATACCAAAGACAATAACATAAAAATTATTCACCAAATACCATAAAATCGAGTAGAGGACTGACGAACATGATAGTTCGAGCTAACAAATGTAAGATAAGGTAAATATAAAGCATCATCAAGTCACGGTATTAAAACGAACAGATGTTACCATCGTCGATACAACCACAACCGTCATTAACGTCATCAAGAGCATGCaatcgataaaaaaaaaaaaacagaatatTGAACGGATTATTTACCAGCATGAGGTTTCTGGAAAACAATGGCGAAAATCGAAGTAAAAGATCAAAATCTTTAATAGGTCACATACCGACATCATATTCACAACAAATAAAGGAACACTAACATCAACGAAAGCAACATCAAGAATGAATTGCTATAAATCGCAAGCAAGTTTCCGCCATCAAATTAGGGTTTCAAAAAAAGAGGGAAGGTGAACAATCCAGTAGTGTGATGGAATTTTGAGAGAATACAGTTTTAAAAAGTTGGGAGTAGCGGAGGTTAACTCATCAAAATGCGAGTACGCAACtggtattaaataaaatgacaTATTTTAGCTGGCGGATCTACATTGGGGCAACCGGGTCACATGCCTCCGGTGACTCAAAACTTCCATGtgtaattatatatgaattttatttttatgtaatCAGTAAAAAAAATTGCTATTTTGCCTCATGTCTTGTTGTTGTTAAAGACTATACTCGACTTATAATGAAAAGCGAAGACAAAAGAGTGAAGATAAATAAAGCTATGTAAgtatttaaatgaatgtatgtataAAGTATACGGGTGAGAGAATTTAGGGAAAAAAGGTATCTGGGGAAGAAAGGTGCGGGTCTCACATTTTAACTTGTGCTACTGTAAGTGACTTTCACTTGTCCTACTTTAATATAAATTGCATATTAAGTCGTTCTTCTCTTCTAAAATGTTTATTCTATCCATCAACTAACTATATCTCTTATATATATACTCCATACATATATCTTAACACTTTAAGACAAATCCAACGTATACAGTATATATTAtgtttatattatatatcatattatattaattatttttacttatctatatataattaaaaagtGACTCCCAATGTAATAAATGAACAACATTAACCCTTTTGATGTAATggttaaaaagtaaaaaaaaaaaaatattatggtaGGAAAAAAAATTATTAGGGTAGGCAAAAAATTAATTTTAATCATAGTTATCTAATTAATAAGgatcaataagattattattaggttAGCATCAATGAACAGTTACAGAAGTTGAAGAATTTAATTGTTATATGAAAAGTCTTTATGTATTGAATttaattttaatgatgatgatgatgatttagctcCCCTACCTGTTACcactcatttttattatttatactCACCCTTATTTGATTTTaacatcaccatttattttaactaCCAAGCTACTTTTTTTCCTCACATTGAAATAAACTTTCTACTTTTGTAAACAGAGATCTAAATGACCCGTGCAAGTTTGTTTTCGCTAGAGAAATGGAGTCATCATATAATTCATGGATTATCGTTAGAAAATGGAGTCATCATATTATTCATGGATTATGTTCATATAGAGTCTTTCAATTTTATTttatatgatattataattataattataattatagtaattaattataattttaataattataattgatagATTGTGTATGTTTACATTATGTTTTCTATAACCTTTTATGATGTATGTTATTGTTATAGGTGAAATGATCAAGCTTTCGATGCAGTTCAATGGTGATTTCTATTTATAACCTTTTTTAAAATTTTCTAAAAGCATAGTTAGATATTATGTTTGTTTCCAATCGTTTTTATTTTATTGCCTTATTTTATAATGGTTTCTTATAAGAATTTGGTATATTTTTATTGAAATATTTTCATTAACATATATCTTCTTAAAAGCTAAGGATCATGACCCTCCAATAATTAAAGTCATTGTTATGTTTTCATGTTATAAGGGTGTCAAACATGTATTACAAATCACCATCGAATCGATTATTGTAAGTTAATTGAATAGGATATTTTCACTCTTTTGTACATATACGTTAAAATTCTAAATTGTTATATTGTTTTATGATCACTATTTTCATTTAGTACGAGTATAATGACTGCATTGACATAtggtttatatatttttatactataAATAAAACTAACAATCAATATTAAAGTAATGCGTAGTTTTATCATATTCGAAATACTAAGGATTCATATCGTGAGCGTAtaaactttattatattattatagtaGTTTAAAAAAGCTACTTCGTACTATGTACATGTATCATTTTTCATCTTCACATTACTCACAATTTGAAAATGTAACCCCATCATTATCATTTTTGTAAGTTGTTTTGCTCTTTAAATGTCGATTTCATCAATCACGTAACATCGAACGTATATTGTGTTGTCACTTTATTAGATGTTATTGTAGTGAATATAAATGTATCGTGTAAAATTTATTTTATAGTTAGTACATGTATGCCTTCTTAGATTTCATTTGAATATTATTAGCATTTGTATTTTAGATTGAAAATTATGTATTacacctatatatacatattgcgtTGAATATCATCTTTTATTTCTTTTTTCCCGTATAAAACGTATATATAAATTACAAATACGTTGAGATGGTTGATAGGTTTCATAATTTTGTGGTTCTACATAATGATAAACTTGACGTTGTTTCATTATGTTTGCTACTTCCATGAATGATAGTATCATTTATAATGTAAACTTTATATTTGATATTAAAGTAATAAATGATCATGTGTTTATTTCAATGTCATTTATAATGTTAATTTTACATTTACATTTGAGATTAAAAACAATATTAAAACATAAATATGTAAATACTAAAAACACGAACCATAACCATCTTCGTGCAACGCACGGGAAATGCACCTAGTACTTATTAAAGAGCTAAAATGAATTCATAATGAACGTTATACATCTTATTTACACGAATATTgatgtttttctatttttttactagtgaaatgacccgtgaaatcacgggtttgtttcaacgaaacaatttaattacatgttttaggtattaagtgaatataaatgctaaagtcatttattttaatgacccatttaacaaagaaacttgtcgttgttttttacaaatatatagagacatgtattttagcatacatatgtaacgtaattaatttcgtaaaaagaattcatatttgaatattaataagataataattataattataattattatattaaaagtaaaaaataataataaataattattagtaataataaatgcttttaaatttttttagaaaattaaaattacaatttatgagagattagtattttcttttataaaagatttcgtattatttttctaattaaattaatatataattatgacatcatcattataaaaattaaggataattagcttaatgatgacatcatcattttagagctttatatgactatatagattagTGTAGCAGCAAAATAATTCACCCCCAACGTCATAAATAATACTTTATTTTAAAATCCTATAACGAAATTTCGTACGATTTATTTTCAACGAGAATCTAGATGAGATGGATTATCTTCAAATGGGTCATGAGATACATCATCATCAAATTCCAAATACAGAGAAATTCAATTTGAATGGAATGGGAGAGTTTCTTTGATaccgtaccattgatcatcggtacgaaGGTAGAGAGTGGACAATTCCGGAACACATTCGTCGTCAAAATATAACACGTCTGTTTGTTCAAACGGTACATTTTGTTTCAAAAATTCAAACACCTCTTCTAGACAAACGTCTCGAATGTCAATGTCTTCAAACAAAATTTTTGCACGTTTGAAATCGTAAAATTTGGATTCGTAGTCGAATTCACTGTCGTAATAAACATCGAACGAGACGATCATCGGGGGAATTGTCCACATTTTTGAAGATGTGTGAAGTGTGT
Proteins encoded in this region:
- the LOC139864115 gene encoding uncharacterized protein, whose amino-acid sequence is MAAQPIHQIQHSVPFKLDLENSKYASWSELFKIHCRAHNVLDHLTSESPPASSKGKEKDDPENEELWHRHDTIILQWIYATLSTDLMDTILEPDTTAKQANTKLDDFPNVSAYCKQLKMLSNQLANVDSKVEPKRLVLQLVAGLNENYATIRTHLNQMDPLPSFYDARSKLILEESLKKVKRPSL